A genomic window from Salvia miltiorrhiza cultivar Shanhuang (shh) chromosome 5, IMPLAD_Smil_shh, whole genome shotgun sequence includes:
- the LOC130986617 gene encoding SH3 domain-containing protein 2-like isoform X2 — protein MASDEAELQQHQKLEKLYISTRAAKHFQRDIVRGIEGYIATGSKQVEIGTKLSEDSRKYSSENTCTSGSSLSKAALSYSRARAQMEKDHDSFLRILGTQVTEPLRAMVVGSALEDARHLAQRYDRVRQEAEAQVIEVARCQARARETNNSSDNTLKLEAAEAKLNELKSNMATLGKEATSAMAAVERQQQRLTLQRLIAMVEAERSYHQHVLQILDQLEQEMLSTRQQTEVSPSPARDTRSNPAPAYKEGENLFASEPYDGSTDGMGYFLGEVIHPYQAESNVELTLAIGDYVVVRKVTNNGWAEGECKGEAGWFPFEFIERRDRVLASKVAEVF, from the exons ATGGCATCTGATGAAGCTGAACTCCAGCAGCATCAAAAGTTAGAGAAGTTGTACATATCCACTCGAGCTGCCAAG CACTTTCAAAGAGACATAGTCCGAGGCATAGAGGGTTATATAGCAACTGGATCCAAGCAGGTTGAAATTG GTACCAAGCTGTCAGAAGATAGTAGAAAATATAGCAGTGAGAACACATGTACTAGTGGGAGTTCTCTATCTAAAGCGGCACTAAGTTATAGTAGAGCTCGTGCTCAAATGGAAAAAGACCACGACTCTTTTCTAAGAATACTTGGGACACAG GTTACAGAGCCCTTAAGGGCAATGGTAGTGGGATCTGCACTAGAAGATGCTCGACATCTTGCACAGAGATATGATAGAGTGAGACAGGAGGCTGAAGCTCAG GTCATTGAAGTTGCAAGGTGCCAAGCTAGGGCGAGGGAAACAAACAACAGTTCGGATAATACATTAAAGCTAGAAGCTGCTGAAGCGAAGCTTAACGAGCTGAAGTCTAATATGGCTACCTTGGGCAAAGAAGCAACATCTGCAATGGCTGCTGTGGAACGCCAACAGCAAAGGTTAACTCTCCAACGACTAATAGCCATG GTTGAAGCTGAGCGGAGTTATCATCAGCATGTACTACAGATACTTGATCAGCTCGAACAGGAG ATGTTGTCTACCCGTCAGCAAACTGAGGTTTCTCCAAGTCCAGCTCGAGATACAAGAAGCAATCCGGCCCCTGCATATAAGGAGGGTGAAAATCTATTTGCTTCTGAGCCATATGATGGGTCAACTGATGGCATGGGATACTTCTTAGGCGAG GTCATCCACCCCTACCAAGCTGAGTCTAATGTAGAGTTGACATTAGCTATTGGTGACTATGTCGTCGTTCGAAAG GTGACTAACAATGGCTGGGCCGAAGGTGAATGCAAAGGCGAGGCCGGGTGGTTCCCGTTCGAGTTCATCGAGAGACGGGACCGTGTCCTTGCAAGCAAAGTAGCTGAAGTATTTTAA
- the LOC130986617 gene encoding SH3 domain-containing protein 2-like isoform X1, with translation MEAIRKQATKLREQVAKQQQAVLRQFSGRVGGSDSMASDEAELQQHQKLEKLYISTRAAKHFQRDIVRGIEGYIATGSKQVEIGTKLSEDSRKYSSENTCTSGSSLSKAALSYSRARAQMEKDHDSFLRILGTQVTEPLRAMVVGSALEDARHLAQRYDRVRQEAEAQVIEVARCQARARETNNSSDNTLKLEAAEAKLNELKSNMATLGKEATSAMAAVERQQQRLTLQRLIAMVEAERSYHQHVLQILDQLEQEMLSTRQQTEVSPSPARDTRSNPAPAYKEGENLFASEPYDGSTDGMGYFLGEVIHPYQAESNVELTLAIGDYVVVRKVTNNGWAEGECKGEAGWFPFEFIERRDRVLASKVAEVF, from the exons ATGGAAGCCATTAGAAAACAGGCGACGAAGCTCAGAGAACAAGTTGCCAAGCAGCAGCAA GCCGTTCTCAGACAATTCTCTGGTAGAGTTGGTGGTTCAGACAGCATGGCATCTGATGAAGCTGAACTCCAGCAGCATCAAAAGTTAGAGAAGTTGTACATATCCACTCGAGCTGCCAAG CACTTTCAAAGAGACATAGTCCGAGGCATAGAGGGTTATATAGCAACTGGATCCAAGCAGGTTGAAATTG GTACCAAGCTGTCAGAAGATAGTAGAAAATATAGCAGTGAGAACACATGTACTAGTGGGAGTTCTCTATCTAAAGCGGCACTAAGTTATAGTAGAGCTCGTGCTCAAATGGAAAAAGACCACGACTCTTTTCTAAGAATACTTGGGACACAG GTTACAGAGCCCTTAAGGGCAATGGTAGTGGGATCTGCACTAGAAGATGCTCGACATCTTGCACAGAGATATGATAGAGTGAGACAGGAGGCTGAAGCTCAG GTCATTGAAGTTGCAAGGTGCCAAGCTAGGGCGAGGGAAACAAACAACAGTTCGGATAATACATTAAAGCTAGAAGCTGCTGAAGCGAAGCTTAACGAGCTGAAGTCTAATATGGCTACCTTGGGCAAAGAAGCAACATCTGCAATGGCTGCTGTGGAACGCCAACAGCAAAGGTTAACTCTCCAACGACTAATAGCCATG GTTGAAGCTGAGCGGAGTTATCATCAGCATGTACTACAGATACTTGATCAGCTCGAACAGGAG ATGTTGTCTACCCGTCAGCAAACTGAGGTTTCTCCAAGTCCAGCTCGAGATACAAGAAGCAATCCGGCCCCTGCATATAAGGAGGGTGAAAATCTATTTGCTTCTGAGCCATATGATGGGTCAACTGATGGCATGGGATACTTCTTAGGCGAG GTCATCCACCCCTACCAAGCTGAGTCTAATGTAGAGTTGACATTAGCTATTGGTGACTATGTCGTCGTTCGAAAG GTGACTAACAATGGCTGGGCCGAAGGTGAATGCAAAGGCGAGGCCGGGTGGTTCCCGTTCGAGTTCATCGAGAGACGGGACCGTGTCCTTGCAAGCAAAGTAGCTGAAGTATTTTAA